A single region of the Pontibacter kalidii genome encodes:
- a CDS encoding MBL fold metallo-hydrolase, whose protein sequence is MEASAARNTTGKRHTFTAAPRVWGLQTIFVNLYFAANPDGSWVLVDTGVPGSASKIKQAAAEIFGPDSKPSAIVLTHGHFDHVGAVKELAEEWDVPVYAHPMELPYLTGQSSYPPPDPSVGGGAMAYLSFTYPKKPIDIRNRVELLPPDGSVPGLEGWRWVHTPGHTAGHVSLFREEDRTLLVGDAFVTRHGESAIAVMTQKREVHGPPAYFTPDWGSAHHSVETLSNLNPEIAASGHGMPMQGEELRQQLDRLVHDFWLVAVPRHGRYVHEPAVVDEYGVVSVPPPVSNPVPTVLAVAGAVALAGAAWVALSKRSNDKKGDGDYRMKSRHSMARRPYSHNRALRDTPPDYDIPTEHTNNYP, encoded by the coding sequence ATGGAGGCATCTGCAGCACGAAACACAACCGGAAAACGACACACTTTTACCGCCGCCCCACGGGTATGGGGGCTCCAAACTATCTTCGTGAACCTATACTTCGCCGCCAACCCCGATGGCTCCTGGGTGCTGGTGGATACGGGCGTGCCCGGCTCTGCAAGCAAGATAAAACAGGCAGCGGCAGAGATCTTCGGGCCTGACAGCAAGCCGAGCGCCATTGTGCTCACCCACGGGCACTTCGACCACGTTGGTGCTGTTAAGGAACTGGCAGAGGAATGGGACGTTCCCGTGTACGCCCACCCGATGGAGCTGCCGTACCTGACCGGGCAGTCCAGCTACCCGCCGCCAGACCCAAGCGTGGGCGGCGGTGCCATGGCCTATCTGTCGTTTACGTACCCTAAAAAGCCGATCGACATCAGGAACCGCGTGGAGTTGCTCCCCCCGGACGGCAGCGTACCGGGCCTGGAGGGATGGCGCTGGGTGCACACCCCCGGCCATACGGCGGGGCACGTTTCCCTGTTCCGCGAAGAAGACCGCACGTTGCTAGTAGGGGATGCCTTCGTGACGCGCCATGGCGAATCGGCCATCGCCGTAATGACCCAGAAGCGCGAGGTGCACGGGCCACCGGCCTACTTCACGCCTGATTGGGGCTCTGCCCACCATTCCGTGGAAACCCTCAGCAACCTGAACCCGGAGATAGCCGCCTCGGGCCACGGAATGCCCATGCAGGGCGAGGAGCTACGGCAGCAACTCGATCGGTTGGTGCATGATTTCTGGCTGGTGGCCGTGCCCAGGCACGGGCGCTATGTACATGAGCCCGCCGTGGTAGATGAGTATGGCGTGGTGTCGGTGCCGCCGCCGGTCAGCAACCCGGTGCCTACTGTGCTGGCTGTGGCAGGTGCCGTGGCGCTGGCGGGTGCCGCCTGGGTAGCCCTGAGCAAACGAAGTAACGACAAGAAAGGCGATGGCGACTACCGCATGAAGTCGCGGCACAGCATGGCGCGGCGGCCTTACTCGCATAACCGCGCCCTGCGCGATACCCCACCGGATTACGACATCCCAACGGAACATACGAATAACTATCCTTAA
- a CDS encoding sensor histidine kinase: MSKENHILKDSSELLSDNQDLYRLLVQGVHDYAIFLLSPTGIILTWNSGAEKIKGYRAEEIVGQHFSKFYPEAALRINHPELELKYAQEHGRFEEEGWRLKKDGSKFWANVIITAIRSAEDGRLIGFSKITRDLTERKILEDKLSRTMAELRDSEERARLLTEGVRDYAIFMLTPDGIVASWNRGAEKIKGYKAEEIIGKHFSNFYTQDAREKKYTDYEISKALQDGRFEDEGWRVRKDGSTFWANVIITPVYNAERKLLGFSKITRDNSEKRKNEELMRKNKELHKINTDLDNFVYTASHDLKAPISNLEGLVSLLKSDLGPDLEKHQEVITRIDRSIHRLNSIILDLTDISRVQYEEHQVEKVQLEELMTDVEDSLENLIFSCNAVIEKDFSALGYLNYSRKNLRSILFNLVSNAIKYASPERRPLIRIKTEKQEGQCVLSVSDNGLGIDEKHKKKIFSMFRRLHTHVEGTGLGLYLVRRILDNSEDKIEVESEVGKGSTFRLYFHQRQS, encoded by the coding sequence ATGAGCAAGGAAAACCACATTCTCAAAGACTCCTCCGAGCTACTGTCGGATAACCAGGATCTGTACAGACTGCTCGTGCAGGGGGTGCATGATTACGCCATTTTTCTATTGAGCCCAACTGGGATCATACTAACCTGGAACTCCGGTGCCGAAAAGATCAAGGGCTATAGGGCAGAGGAGATAGTAGGCCAGCACTTCTCAAAATTTTACCCGGAGGCAGCTTTACGCATCAACCACCCCGAACTGGAACTAAAGTATGCCCAGGAGCATGGCCGTTTTGAAGAGGAAGGCTGGCGCCTGAAAAAGGACGGGTCTAAGTTTTGGGCAAACGTGATCATCACGGCCATTCGCAGCGCCGAGGATGGCAGGCTGATCGGCTTCTCTAAGATTACGCGCGACCTTACCGAACGGAAGATACTGGAAGATAAACTCTCGAGGACCATGGCGGAGCTCCGGGATAGCGAAGAGCGGGCCCGGCTGCTAACAGAGGGTGTGCGGGATTATGCCATCTTTATGCTTACCCCCGACGGCATTGTGGCCTCCTGGAACCGGGGTGCCGAGAAGATAAAAGGCTACAAGGCAGAGGAAATCATAGGCAAGCACTTTTCCAATTTTTATACCCAGGATGCCAGGGAGAAAAAATATACAGACTATGAGATAAGCAAAGCCCTACAGGATGGACGCTTTGAGGATGAAGGCTGGCGCGTACGCAAAGATGGCAGCACGTTTTGGGCAAATGTGATCATCACGCCGGTCTACAACGCAGAGAGAAAGCTCCTTGGTTTCTCCAAGATCACCCGCGACAACTCGGAGAAGAGGAAGAACGAGGAGCTGATGCGAAAGAACAAGGAGCTGCACAAGATCAACACCGACCTGGACAACTTTGTTTACACCGCCTCCCACGACCTGAAGGCGCCCATCTCCAACCTGGAGGGACTGGTCTCTTTACTGAAGTCGGACCTGGGGCCGGACCTGGAGAAGCACCAGGAGGTGATCACCCGCATTGATAGATCCATCCACCGCCTGAACAGCATCATATTAGACCTGACGGATATATCCAGGGTGCAGTATGAGGAGCACCAGGTGGAGAAGGTGCAGTTAGAGGAGTTGATGACGGATGTGGAAGACAGCCTGGAGAACCTTATCTTCTCCTGCAACGCCGTTATTGAGAAAGATTTTTCGGCTCTCGGTTACTTAAATTATTCCCGCAAAAACCTGCGGAGCATCCTCTTCAACCTAGTTTCCAACGCCATAAAGTACGCCTCGCCTGAGCGCCGCCCGCTTATCAGAATCAAAACGGAAAAGCAGGAAGGGCAGTGTGTGCTGTCGGTGTCTGATAATGGTCTGGGCATAGATGAAAAACACAAGAAAAAGATCTTTTCGATGTTCAGACGCCTGCATACGCATGTGGAGGGCACGGGCCTGGGGCTATACCTTGTCAGGCGCATCCTGGATAACTCTGAGGACAAAATAGAGGTGGAGAGTGAAGTTGGGAAAGGCTCTACCTTCCGGTTATACTTCCATCAGCGCCAGTCCTAG
- a CDS encoding aspartate aminotransferase family protein → MSMRQLFLQNVAQTSDFPLMIEVEKAEGVYMYGAQGERYLDLISGIGVSNVGHRHPRVLKAIHEQLDKYLHLMVYGEFVQAPQAQLAQAITATLPARLNNVYFLNSGTEAVEGALKLAKRYTSRTELVSCRNAYHGSTQGALSINGSEGFKNAFRPLLPDVRHIHYNHLPDLQSITTRTAAVIIETVQGEAGVRVAKDDYLQHLRRRCSEVGALLILDEIQCGFGRTGTFWAFEQFGVEPDILLCAKGMGGGMPIGAFIAPQEIMAAFKTDPILGHCTTFGGHPVSCAASLATLHTILEEKLLEGVQEKAALFKELLVHPRIKEIRNCGLMMAAEFESFEVLKAVIDRAILNGVLTDWFLFCDNSMRIAPPLVITEEEIREACAVILRSIEEATAE, encoded by the coding sequence ATTTCGATGAGGCAATTGTTTCTGCAGAACGTGGCGCAGACATCAGACTTCCCGCTGATGATAGAGGTGGAGAAGGCAGAGGGGGTATACATGTATGGCGCACAGGGCGAGCGCTACCTCGACCTGATCTCGGGCATAGGCGTGAGCAACGTGGGGCACCGGCACCCGCGCGTGCTAAAAGCCATACACGAGCAGCTGGATAAGTACCTGCACCTTATGGTGTACGGCGAGTTTGTACAGGCCCCACAGGCGCAACTGGCACAGGCGATTACCGCCACCCTGCCGGCGCGCCTCAACAACGTATACTTCCTGAACTCCGGTACAGAGGCTGTGGAGGGTGCCCTGAAGCTGGCCAAGCGCTATACCAGCCGCACCGAGCTTGTCTCCTGCCGCAACGCCTACCATGGCTCCACGCAGGGAGCCTTATCGATAAATGGAAGCGAGGGCTTCAAGAACGCATTCCGGCCACTGCTGCCCGATGTGCGCCACATCCACTACAACCACCTCCCCGACCTGCAAAGTATAACCACCCGCACGGCCGCTGTTATCATCGAGACCGTACAGGGCGAGGCAGGCGTGCGGGTGGCCAAAGACGATTACCTGCAGCACCTGCGCCGGCGCTGCTCCGAAGTGGGTGCCCTGCTGATCCTCGACGAGATACAATGCGGCTTTGGCCGCACCGGCACTTTCTGGGCCTTCGAGCAGTTCGGTGTGGAGCCCGATATTCTGCTTTGCGCCAAAGGGATGGGCGGCGGCATGCCGATCGGGGCCTTCATTGCACCGCAGGAGATTATGGCCGCCTTTAAAACCGACCCTATCCTTGGCCACTGCACCACTTTTGGCGGCCACCCGGTAAGCTGCGCCGCCTCGCTGGCTACCCTGCACACCATCCTGGAGGAGAAACTGCTGGAAGGAGTTCAGGAGAAGGCGGCGCTGTTCAAAGAGCTGCTGGTGCACCCGCGCATCAAAGAAATTCGCAACTGCGGCCTGATGATGGCTGCCGAGTTTGAGAGCTTCGAGGTGCTGAAGGCTGTCATTGACCGTGCCATCCTCAACGGCGTGCTCACCGACTGGTTCCTGTTCTGCGATAACTCCATGCGCATCGCACCCCCGCTGGTCATCACCGAGGAAGAAATTCGCGAGGCCTGCGCCGTTATACTTCGCTCTATCGAGGAGGCGACAGCAGAATAA
- a CDS encoding SLC13 family permease, which yields MEIALVLTLLAIAIVLFATEMLSIEIVTLLMLIILAGARIISAEEAFAGFSSDFIIIIASIFILSAALQETGILDFAVVRLARLAEHSSSLMLLIIMVVTGFVSAFMNNTTVTAMFVTPLVGLSKRINTNASKLLMPLAFAAILGGTCTLIGTSTNVAVSGYIAKTGLSPIGIFEISGVGFIIFLVGVGYMMTVGQRLLPSHEDQELTEEYKLQKYLTEIVVQPESPLVGQLVFASDLTSLNFRILNIIRGKDNFLPDFRTRIREGDVLLVEGDLDNLIKVKETKGIDIMADVILEKDLVTDNIRLAELLVVRQSVLIGRTIKEINFLQRYGLVVLAISRHGETLRSKIGSIKLQLGDLLLVQGSPERLAQLRNSNNLALIGEFEPLLFKKRKGIIAISCFLVAILLGTLQVLPLSISFLLAALATILFRCISSEKAYAAIDFKLLILIGGMTAFGTAMENSGAADFLAEGIVGMLGPMGKLAVLAGFVVLTVLLTQPMSNAAAALVIVPVALSTAETLGSDPRAFAIAIMLAASVSLVTPFEPACILVYSPGKYRFWDFIKVGSPLTLLLILVILVLTPLIWPL from the coding sequence ATGGAAATAGCCCTTGTGCTGACACTGCTGGCGATTGCTATCGTGCTGTTTGCCACTGAGATGCTCTCGATCGAGATCGTGACACTGCTGATGCTCATCATTCTGGCAGGCGCGCGCATCATCTCTGCCGAGGAGGCTTTTGCCGGCTTCAGCAGCGACTTCATTATCATCATTGCTTCCATCTTTATACTCAGCGCTGCCCTGCAGGAGACGGGCATACTTGATTTCGCCGTCGTGCGCCTGGCGCGGCTGGCCGAGCACAGTTCCAGCCTGATGCTGCTGATTATCATGGTCGTGACGGGCTTTGTTTCGGCGTTTATGAACAACACCACCGTGACGGCCATGTTCGTTACGCCCTTGGTAGGCCTTTCCAAACGCATCAACACCAATGCCTCCAAGCTGCTGATGCCGCTGGCCTTCGCAGCCATACTTGGCGGCACCTGCACCCTCATTGGCACCTCCACCAACGTGGCCGTGAGCGGCTATATCGCCAAGACGGGCCTGTCCCCCATTGGCATCTTCGAGATTTCGGGCGTCGGGTTCATAATTTTCCTGGTCGGGGTAGGGTACATGATGACCGTCGGGCAGCGCCTGCTGCCCAGCCACGAAGACCAGGAGCTGACCGAAGAGTATAAACTGCAGAAGTACCTGACCGAGATTGTGGTACAGCCAGAGTCGCCGCTGGTGGGGCAGCTGGTATTCGCCTCCGACCTTACCTCGCTCAACTTCCGCATCCTTAACATTATCCGCGGTAAAGATAACTTCCTGCCCGACTTCCGCACGCGCATACGCGAGGGCGATGTGCTGCTGGTGGAAGGTGATCTGGACAATCTGATAAAGGTGAAGGAAACCAAGGGCATCGATATCATGGCGGATGTTATCCTGGAAAAGGATTTGGTAACAGACAATATCCGGCTGGCAGAGCTGCTCGTGGTGCGGCAGTCGGTGCTGATCGGCCGCACGATAAAGGAAATAAACTTTCTGCAGCGGTACGGCCTGGTGGTGCTGGCTATCTCGCGCCACGGCGAAACGCTGCGCAGCAAGATAGGAAGCATCAAGCTGCAACTCGGGGATCTGCTACTGGTGCAGGGCTCCCCCGAGCGGCTGGCGCAGTTACGCAACTCCAACAACCTGGCCCTCATTGGTGAGTTTGAGCCACTGCTCTTTAAGAAGCGCAAAGGTATCATCGCCATCTCCTGCTTCCTTGTCGCCATCCTTTTAGGCACGCTCCAGGTGCTGCCGCTTTCCATTTCCTTCCTGCTGGCTGCCCTTGCCACCATCCTTTTCAGGTGCATCAGCTCCGAAAAAGCCTACGCCGCCATCGATTTTAAGCTGCTCATACTTATTGGCGGCATGACGGCTTTCGGCACGGCCATGGAGAACTCCGGTGCGGCCGATTTCCTGGCTGAGGGCATTGTGGGAATGCTGGGGCCGATGGGCAAGCTGGCGGTGCTGGCGGGCTTTGTGGTGCTCACGGTTTTACTCACCCAGCCGATGTCGAACGCGGCGGCGGCGCTGGTGATTGTGCCGGTGGCGCTCAGCACAGCCGAGACGCTGGGCTCCGACCCCAGGGCCTTTGCCATTGCCATTATGCTGGCGGCCTCGGTGTCGCTGGTAACGCCCTTTGAGCCGGCCTGTATCCTGGTGTACAGTCCGGGCAAGTACCGCTTCTGGGATTTTATCAAGGTTGGCTCGCCGCTCACGCTGCTGCTCATCCTGGTAATCCTTGTTTTGACACCCCTCATCTGGCCCTTGTAA
- a CDS encoding tellurite resistance TerB family protein produces the protein MFGFFESEETKRLKSHIANLGALAKVDGHLDPSEMKFIIAIGAKHGLKPDEVRDLLSDVKLKAPQLPSNDSERFDQIYDLVEMMLADGIVDESEMDFCINMAARLGFKKTIVGVLVRKITMGVKDGLSRDNIKREAQELLNY, from the coding sequence ATGTTCGGTTTTTTTGAGAGCGAAGAGACAAAAAGATTAAAAAGCCATATCGCCAACCTGGGGGCATTGGCTAAAGTTGATGGCCATTTGGATCCTTCGGAGATGAAGTTTATCATCGCCATCGGAGCAAAGCATGGCCTCAAACCGGATGAGGTGCGCGACTTGCTGTCGGATGTTAAGCTGAAGGCGCCGCAACTGCCCTCCAACGACTCCGAGCGCTTCGACCAGATCTACGACCTGGTGGAGATGATGCTGGCCGACGGCATTGTGGACGAGAGCGAGATGGACTTCTGCATTAACATGGCCGCCAGGCTCGGCTTCAAGAAAACGATTGTGGGGGTGCTGGTGCGTAAGATAACAATGGGTGTGAAGGATGGTCTGTCGCGCGACAACATCAAGCGGGAGGCCCAGGAACTGCTCAATTACTAA
- the pfkA gene encoding 6-phosphofructokinase — protein sequence MKRIGVFTSGGDAPGMNACIRAIVRAAVYHGVEIYGIHRGFKGMIKGEIYKMDSHSVSNIIQKGGTILRSARSKDFVTPEGRKLAYDKLMEFGIEGLVCIGGDGTFTGANIFYEEFGIPTVGAPGTIDNDLYGTDYTIGYDTAVNTALDAIDKIRDTADSHDRVFFIEVMGRDSGYIAMPCAIGGGAEIVMIPEADTSIEQVVDTLRTGWNRSKTSFIVIIAEGDEAGNANEVARKVQEELPHMDARVTILGHVQRGGAPTAADRMLASQLGIACVEGLLAGRKCEMAGIINGELVYTPFIDTITKDKLINPNYLKMVNILSV from the coding sequence ATGAAGAGGATTGGAGTATTTACTTCGGGCGGCGACGCGCCAGGTATGAACGCATGTATCAGAGCAATTGTACGAGCGGCCGTTTATCATGGGGTAGAAATATATGGCATCCACCGGGGCTTCAAGGGCATGATCAAGGGCGAAATCTACAAGATGGACTCCCACTCGGTAAGCAACATCATACAGAAAGGCGGCACCATTCTGCGCTCGGCGCGCAGCAAGGACTTCGTGACACCCGAGGGACGCAAGCTGGCATACGACAAACTGATGGAGTTCGGCATTGAGGGATTGGTGTGCATCGGCGGAGACGGCACCTTTACCGGGGCCAATATTTTCTACGAGGAGTTCGGCATCCCGACAGTGGGTGCCCCCGGCACGATCGACAACGACCTGTACGGAACAGACTACACCATTGGCTACGACACGGCCGTGAACACCGCCCTCGACGCGATCGATAAGATACGTGACACGGCAGACAGCCACGACCGCGTGTTCTTTATCGAGGTGATGGGCCGGGACTCCGGCTATATTGCCATGCCCTGCGCCATAGGCGGCGGCGCCGAGATTGTGATGATCCCGGAGGCCGATACAAGTATAGAGCAGGTAGTGGACACGCTGCGTACTGGCTGGAACCGCTCCAAAACATCCTTTATCGTGATCATTGCCGAGGGCGATGAGGCCGGAAATGCCAACGAAGTGGCCCGCAAGGTGCAGGAGGAGCTGCCGCACATGGATGCCCGCGTAACCATACTCGGCCACGTGCAGCGCGGGGGTGCCCCCACCGCCGCAGACCGCATGCTGGCCAGCCAACTGGGCATTGCCTGCGTGGAAGGCCTGTTGGCGGGCCGCAAGTGCGAGATGGCCGGCATCATTAACGGCGAACTGGTTTACACACCATTCATCGACACCATCACTAAGGACAAGCTCATTAACCCGAACTACCTGAAGATGGTCAATATCCTTTCGGTATAA